A stretch of the Conger conger chromosome 3, fConCon1.1, whole genome shotgun sequence genome encodes the following:
- the lrrtm2 gene encoding leucine-rich repeat transmembrane neuronal protein 2: MGFPSRRDLAGVSAATLGSLWLLLSALLPASCTTCPQKCRCEDLQFYCDTQGLRSPPDGVDRGALGLSLRHNAIGELSPDQFYGFSQLTWLHLDHNQVTGVREDAFQGLYKLKDLNLSSNRIARLPNTTFIHLINLQILDLSFNQLTALEPELFHGLRKLQILHLRSNSLRTTPVRAFWDCRSLEYLGLSNNRLRSLARNGFAGLVKLRELHLEHNQLTKVNLAHFPRLVGLQFLHLQWNKISNLTCGGMEWTWSTLEKLDLTGNEIRVLTPDVFQTLPGLRVLLLDNNKLGSLETSTLETWGSLTTVGLSSNQWECSKRICPLATWLGAFRGRWEHAILCHSPEYAQGEEILDAVHGFQLCRNFSAAPVWPAGAPQTSEAPAPPPREVSSNSFGIMHTPTQDIYAEDIRSVTTVAGASSDVPDNPEDGEDEEDASAPPTVATVPPTARTDRGGFTTVEVEGAGAGAGPTDEGYFSEQDNTVLTQRVIIGTMALLFSFFLIIFGVYVSRKCCPPTLRRIRHCSAMQARRQMRTQARQPMADLATQVPYNEYEPSHEEGALVIINGYGQCKCQQLPYKECEV; this comes from the exons ATGG GGTTCCCTTCGAGGCGGGATCTGGCGGGAGTTTCCGCGGCGACGTTGGGCTCGCTCTGGCTGCTTCTGAGCGCGCTCCTGCCCGCCTCCTGCACCACCTGCCCTCAGAAGTGCCGCTGCGAGGACCTGCAGTTCTACTGTGACACGCAGGGCCTGCGTTCTCCGCCGGACGGCGTCGACCGAGGCGCCCTGGGCCTCTCGCTGCGCCACAACGCCATCGGCGAGCTCAGCCCCGACCAGTTCTACGGCTTCTCCCAGCTCACCTGGCTGCACCTCGACCACAACCAGGTCACGGGCGTCCGAGAAGACGCCTTCCAGGGCCTCTACAAGCTCAAGGACCTCAACCTGAGCTCCAACCGTATCGCCCGGCTGCCTAACACCACCTTCATCCACCTCATCAACCTCCAGATCCTCGACTTGTCCTTCAACCAGCTCACGGCCCTGGAGCCCGAGCTGTTCCACGGGCTCCGCAAGCTCCAGATCCTCCACCTGCGCTCCAACTCGCTGCGCACCACGCCCGTCCGGGCCTTCTGGGACTGCCGGAGCCTCGAGTACCTGGGCCTGAGCAACAACCGTCTGCGGAGCCTGGCTCGGAACGGATTCGCCGGGCTGGTCAAGCTCCGGGAGCTGCACCTGGAGCACAACCAGCTGACCAAGGTCAACCTGGCCCACTTCCCCCGGCTGGTGGGCCTCCAGTTCCTGCACCTCCAGTGGAATAAGATCAGCAACCTGACTTGCGGAGGGATGGAGTGGACTTGGTCCACTCTGGAGAAGCTCGACCTGACGGGCAACGAGATCCGGGTGCTCACCCCGGACGTGTTCCAGACGCTCCCGGGCTTGAGGGTGCTGCTGCTGGACAACAACAAGCTGGGCAGCCTGGAGACGTCCACCCTGGAGACCTGGGGGTCTCTGACCACCGTGGGCCTCTCCAGCAACCAGTGGGAGTGCAGCAAGCGCATCTGTCCCTTGGCCACCTGGCTGGGGGCTTTCAGAGGACGCTGGGAGCACGCCATCCTCTGCCACAGTCCTGAGTATGCCCAGGGCGAGGAGATTCTCGACGCCGTCCACGGGTTCCAGCTCTGCCGAAACTTCTCTGCCGCGCCTGTGTGGCCCGCAGGGGCCCCCCAAACCTCCGAGGCCCCGGCCCCGCCGCCGCGGGAGGTCTCCAGCAACTCCTTTGGAATTATGCACACGCCCACGCAGGACATCTATGCAGAGGATATTAGGAGCGTTACCACAGTGGCTGGGGCCAGCTCGGACGTCCCCGACAACCCCGAGGACGgcgaggacgaggaggacgCCTCCGCCCCGCCCACAGTCGCCACGGTGCCCCCAACCGCCCGCACCGACCGGGGCGGATTCACCacggtggaggtggagggggcgggggcgggcgcGGGGCCCACGGACGAGGGGTACTTCTCTGAACAGGACAACACGGTGCTGACCCAGAGGGTGATCATTGGCACCATGGCCCTGctcttctccttcttcctcATCATTTTCGGGGTGTACGTGTCGCGCAAGTGCTGCCCCCCGACCCTGAGGAGGATCCGCCACTGCTCCGCCATGCAGGCCCGCCGCCAGATGAGGACCCAGGCGCGGCAGCCCATGGCGGACCTGGCGACCCAGGTGCCGTACAACGAGTACGAGCCCAGCCACGAGGAAGGGGCGCTCGTCATCATCAACGGCTACGGGCAGTGCAAGTGCCAGCAGCTGCCTTACAAAGAGTGCGAAGTGTAa